A region of the Bryobacteraceae bacterium genome:
GCGGAAAGCGGGGCGCCGGCCTATTCCGCCGAAGGGTCCGCTGCGCCTGGCGGGGAGGCCGCCGCGCCCGAGCCGATGACTGCGGAGGAGCTGCTCGGCGGCAACGCGCCCGAGCCTGCGCCCGCTGATGCCGCCCGCGCGCAGCTCAAGGCGGTGCTGGAGGCCATCGTTTATGTGCTGAATGAGCCGATGCCGGCCGCGCAGATCGCGCAGGCGCTCGGGCGTCCGGTGGAAGAAGTGGAACCGGTGCTGAAAGAGCTGGCTGAAGAGACGTCGCGGCCCGACCGCGGCATCTTCATCCGCGAGGTCGCCGGCGGCTATCAGATGGCCACCAAGCCGGAGCACCACGAGGTGATCCGCAACTTTGTCCGCAACCTGAAGCAGCCGCTGAAGCTCTCCCAGGCCGCGCTGGAGACGCTGGCCGTCATCGCCTACAAGCAGCCGATCACGCTGCCGGAGATCCTCGAGATCCGCGGCGTGCAGGGCGCGGGCGTCATCAAGACGCTGCTGGAGCGCAAGCTGATCACCACCGCGGGCCGGAAAAACGTCGTCGGACGTCCGATCCTGTACAAGACGACCCGCGAGTTTCTCACGCAGTTTGGTCTGAAGGACCTGAGCGAGCTGCCGAGCCTGAAGGAGTTCGAGGAGATCCGCCGGCAGTCGATGGCGGACGAAGAGTTCGAACCCGCGCCGGAAGCGCAGCCCTCGGGCGAGGCGGAGGCTGCGGCCGCTGAAGCGCAGCACAATGCTGCGCAGGCGGAGAGCGAAGCGTCCGCGCCGGTTGCGGAGGCCGCTGCTCGGGAGTCCGAATCGCAGCCGGAGCCGCAACAGGAGAGCGCGGCCGCCGAGCCGCCGCCAGAGGCGGAACATCATGGCTGAGGAGCGCCTCCAGAAGATCCTCGCGCATGCGGGCATCGCCAGCCGCCGCAAGGCGGAAGAGCTGATCCGCGAGGGCCGCGTCACCGTCAATGGCGAGATCGTCACCGAGCTGGGCACGAAAGCCGACCCGGAGCGCGACGACATCCGCCTGGACGGGGAGCGCGTCCGCCTGCCCAGGCGGCACGTCTACATCGCCATGTACAAGCCGCGCGAGGTGGTCACCACGCTGAGCGATCCGCAGGGCCGCACGACGGTGAAGCACCTTCTCAAGAGCGTGCGCGAACGGGTCTTTCCCGTGGGCCGGCTGGATTACCACAGCGAAGGGCTGCTGCTGCTCACCAACGACGGCGAGCTGGCCAACCGGATCCTGTCGCCCGCGGGCCATGTGGAGAAGGTCTATCACGTCAAGGTCAATGGCCGCCTTGCGCCGGAGCAGCTTGAGCAGTTCCGCACCGGCATCAGCCTGCATGGCCGCCGCACCGCACCCGCGAAGATCCGGCTGATCAAGGACGCGCCGAACCCGTGGTACGAAGTGCGGCTCACCGAAGGGCGCCAGCGGCAGATCCGCCTCATGTTCCGTCATCTCGGGCGGCTGGTGGAAAAACTGCGCCGCGTGCAGATCGGGCCGTTGACGCTGGGCAAGATGCCCCCCGGCGCGTGGCGATATCTCACCGAGGACGAAGTGCGCCGGCTGCGGCGCGCCGTCAGCATGGAAGCGCCGGCAGTTCAAAAGGGCACCGTGCGCAGGGGGGAGACTGCCCGGCGCTTGTCACCATCTCAATAGCGATGCCTGAAGAAAACGATCCCGTCCAGACGGAGCTCGAAATTCTGCGCAACAGCCGCGTGCTCGCCGTTGTTGGTCTTTCTTCCAACCCGCGGCGGGCCAGCCACGGCGTCTCGCGCTTCCTGCAACGCGCCGGCTACCGCATCATCCCGGTGAACCCCAACGAAACGGAGGTGCTGGGCGAGAAGGCGTGGCCGAGCCTCGACGCCGTGCCTGGGCCGGTGGACTGTGTCGTGATTTTCCGCCGTCCGGAACATGTGCCGGACGTCGTGGAACAGGCCATCGGCAAGGGCGCCCGCGCCATCTGGATGCAGCAGGGCATCTCGCACCCGGAAGCCGCGGCGCGCGCCCGGCAGGCCGGGCTGCTGGTGGTGGAAGACGCCTGCATGATGATCGAGCATCTGCGGCTGATGCCGCCTGCGGGCCAGGACGCGCCGCCCGAGTCCGCCCGTTAACGGAACGGGTCCCAGCCGCGGGGCTCCAGGCGGTAACCGGCGAAGCGGATCTCGGCCGGGCCGCGTCCTTTCGTCATCACGCCGATGCGCTCGAGGCCGCGCGGCGGCTTCGCGCCGGCAGGGAGCGTGCACAGCAGTTCGTAGTCCTCGCCGCCGAACAGCGCCTGCTCGAGCGTCGCGCCTGGCGCGCAGGGCAGCACGCCATCGAGCAGCGCCGATGTGCCCGAGGCCCGGCACAGGCGGTGCAGGTCGAGCGCGAGCCCGTCGCTCAGGTCGATGCACGCGGTGGCACGGCCGCGGAGCCTCCGGCCCAGCTCGAGCCGCGGCTCGGGCACGTCGCGGTAGCCGGCCGCGGCGGCGC
Encoded here:
- a CDS encoding pseudouridine synthase, with protein sequence MAEERLQKILAHAGIASRRKAEELIREGRVTVNGEIVTELGTKADPERDDIRLDGERVRLPRRHVYIAMYKPREVVTTLSDPQGRTTVKHLLKSVRERVFPVGRLDYHSEGLLLLTNDGELANRILSPAGHVEKVYHVKVNGRLAPEQLEQFRTGISLHGRRTAPAKIRLIKDAPNPWYEVRLTEGRQRQIRLMFRHLGRLVEKLRRVQIGPLTLGKMPPGAWRYLTEDEVRRLRRAVSMEAPAVQKGTVRRGETARRLSPSQ
- a CDS encoding CoA-binding protein, producing the protein MPEENDPVQTELEILRNSRVLAVVGLSSNPRRASHGVSRFLQRAGYRIIPVNPNETEVLGEKAWPSLDAVPGPVDCVVIFRRPEHVPDVVEQAIGKGARAIWMQQGISHPEAAARARQAGLLVVEDACMMIEHLRLMPPAGQDAPPESAR